CGTACACCTGTCCGGCAAACTTCACATGAGGCGTAATCGAACCCGGCTTGGCTACCACCATACCACGAGCCACCTCGTCCTTGTCTACACCGCGCAAAAGAATACCAACGTTGTCTCCAGCTATAGCCTCGTCCAATATCTTGCGGAACATCTCAAGACTGGTAGCTACAGTCTTGCGGTGCATACCGAAGCCGATAAGCTCTACCTCGTCGCCAGGAACAATCCTACCGCGCTCCACCTTACCCGTTACCACCGTGCCGCGACCCGTAATAGAAAAGATGTCC
The DNA window shown above is from candidate division TA06 bacterium B3_TA06 and carries:
- the tuf gene encoding elongation factor Tu (EF-Tu; promotes GTP-dependent binding of aminoacyl-tRNA to the A-site of ribosomes during protein biosynthesis; when the tRNA anticodon matches the mRNA codon, GTP hydrolysis results; the inactive EF-Tu-GDP leaves the ribosome and release of GDP is promoted by elongation factor Ts; many prokaryotes have two copies of the gene encoding EF-Tu), which encodes DIFSITGRGTVVTGKVERGRIVPGDEVELIGFGMHRKTVATSLEMFRKILDEAIAGDNVGILLRGVDKDEVARGMVVAKPGSITPHVKFAGQVYVLKKEEGGRHSPFFAGYRPQFYIRTTDVTGSVALPDGVEMVMPGDNVELTVELISDVALEDGSRFAIREGGRTVGAGVVTKVVE